Proteins from a single region of Drosophila biarmipes strain raj3 chromosome 3R, RU_DBia_V1.1, whole genome shotgun sequence:
- the LOC108026019 gene encoding signal peptidase complex subunit 3, which translates to MHTVLTRGNATVAYTLSVLACLTFSCFLSTVFLNYRTEANINTIRVLVKNVPDYGASREKHDLGFVTFDLQTNLTGIFNWNVKQLFLYLTAEYQTPSNKLNQVVLWDKIILRGENAVLDFKNMNTKYYFWDDGNGLKDNRNVSLYLSWNIIPNAGLLPSVQATGKHIFKFPADYATSSI; encoded by the coding sequence ATGCACACGGTGCTGACCCGAGGAAACGCCACGGTGGCGTACACGCTGAGCGTCCTGGCCTGCCTCACCTTCAGCTGCTTCCTGTCCACCGTCTTCCTGAACTACCGGACGGAGGCTAACATCAACACGATCCGGGTGCTGGTGAAGAACGTGCCGGACTACGGGGCCTCCCGCGAGAAGCACGACCTGGGCTTCGTGACCTTCGACCTGCAGACGAACCTCACCGGCATCTTCAACTGGAACGTGAAGCAGCTGTTCCTCTACCTCACGGCCGAGTACCAGACGCCGTCGAACAAGCTCAACCAGGTGGTCCTCTGGGACAAGATCATTCTGCGCGGCGAGAACGCCGTGCTGGACTTCAAGAACATGAACACCAAGTACTACTTCTGGGACGACGGCAACGGCCTGAAGGACAACCGCAACGTCTCGCTCTACCTCTCGTGGAACATCATTCCCAACGCCGGGCTCCTGCCCTCCGTTCAGGCCACCGGGAAGCACATCTTTAAGTTCCCGGCCGACTACGCCACCTCGTCCATTTAG